A genomic region of bacterium contains the following coding sequences:
- a CDS encoding alpha-L-fucosidase: MKKLILTVLLLAGVAPAQTRYEADWKSLDARPTPQWYRDAKFGIFIHWGLYSVPAFTRKGGYAEWYWNGISDSSTFLYKWHRRTYGDDFRYQDFAPLFKAELFQPDKWAELFARAGARYVVLTSKHHDGFCLWPSAQSWNWNSVDTGPHRDLLGDLTAAVRARGLRMGFYYSLLEWFNPLYRHDIQRYVAEHLLPQFKDAVSRYQPALIFSDGEWDYDSKVLRSEEFLAWLYNDSPAPKDVVVNDRWGGETRFKHGGYFSTEYESATSERSVEFLRRGWEECRGMGRSFGFNRNEEVEDYQTAVSLIHMLIEIVSRGGNLLLNIGPAADGTIPVIMQERLLQMGEWLKINGEAIYGSRVNRTPGEGDSVRFTRSADGRFLYAICLRHPGTQLRLGTVEALPGTAVRLLGLDRDLAWRQEGGTLAIDLPVAVIPHLPCDHAWVFRIQARPYVEIPVIQADSFIRVGKPLRITLSAQPADAAIRYTLDGREPDEFSPLYTAPFSIKTSSTLRARAFKPGCTPSLTAAQEISILDARENGLRYRYYEGEWPLLPDFSSLKPAREGRAWDFSLAPLVQREDKYALLFEGYIGIDQPGIYTFFTRSDDGSRLWIDETLVVDNDGLHGAREAEGKITLSAGRHALRAAFMENGGAELLEISYQGAGMPKQPVPPSRLYVHQ; the protein is encoded by the coding sequence ATGAAAAAACTGATCCTTACCGTCCTTCTGCTGGCCGGAGTGGCTCCGGCCCAGACGCGCTATGAGGCCGATTGGAAATCCCTCGACGCACGGCCCACCCCGCAGTGGTACCGCGATGCCAAATTCGGTATTTTCATCCATTGGGGCCTCTATTCGGTGCCCGCCTTCACCCGCAAGGGTGGCTACGCCGAATGGTACTGGAACGGCATCAGCGACTCCTCCACCTTCCTGTACAAATGGCACCGCCGCACCTACGGCGATGATTTCCGTTACCAGGATTTCGCCCCCCTCTTCAAGGCGGAGCTTTTTCAGCCAGACAAGTGGGCCGAACTCTTCGCGCGCGCCGGCGCCCGCTATGTGGTGCTGACCTCCAAGCACCACGATGGCTTTTGCCTCTGGCCCAGCGCCCAGAGCTGGAACTGGAACAGCGTCGACACCGGCCCCCACCGCGACCTCCTCGGCGATCTAACCGCCGCTGTCCGGGCGCGTGGCCTGCGCATGGGCTTTTACTACTCCCTCCTCGAATGGTTCAATCCGCTTTACCGGCATGACATCCAGCGCTACGTCGCCGAACACCTGCTCCCCCAGTTCAAGGATGCGGTGAGCCGCTACCAGCCCGCCCTGATCTTTTCCGACGGCGAGTGGGATTACGACAGCAAGGTCTTGCGCAGCGAGGAGTTCCTCGCCTGGCTCTACAACGATTCTCCCGCCCCCAAAGATGTGGTAGTCAACGACCGCTGGGGCGGCGAGACCCGCTTCAAACACGGCGGCTATTTCTCGACCGAGTACGAGTCCGCGACCAGCGAGCGTTCCGTTGAATTTCTGCGCCGCGGCTGGGAGGAGTGCCGCGGCATGGGCCGCTCCTTCGGCTTCAACCGCAATGAGGAGGTGGAGGATTACCAGACCGCCGTATCCCTGATCCACATGCTGATCGAGATCGTCAGCCGCGGCGGCAACCTCCTGCTCAACATCGGCCCGGCCGCCGACGGCACCATCCCGGTGATCATGCAGGAGCGGCTGCTGCAGATGGGCGAATGGCTTAAAATCAATGGTGAGGCCATCTACGGCAGCCGCGTCAACCGTACCCCTGGTGAGGGCGATTCGGTACGTTTCACCCGCAGCGCCGACGGCCGGTTTCTCTATGCCATCTGCCTGCGCCACCCCGGTACGCAGCTGCGTCTCGGTACTGTCGAGGCCCTGCCCGGCACGGCGGTTCGTCTACTCGGCCTCGACCGCGACCTCGCCTGGCGGCAGGAGGGGGGCACACTGGCGATCGATCTGCCCGTCGCGGTGATCCCGCACTTGCCCTGCGACCATGCCTGGGTTTTCCGCATCCAGGCCAGGCCCTATGTCGAGATCCCGGTTATCCAGGCGGATTCCTTCATCCGTGTCGGCAAGCCCCTGCGCATCACGCTTTCGGCGCAGCCGGCCGATGCCGCCATCCGCTATACCCTCGACGGCCGCGAACCGGATGAATTCAGCCCGCTCTATACCGCTCCGTTTTCCATCAAAACGAGCAGCACCCTGCGCGCCCGTGCGTTCAAGCCCGGTTGCACACCCAGCCTGACCGCGGCGCAGGAGATCAGCATCCTCGATGCCCGGGAGAACGGCCTGCGCTACCGCTATTATGAGGGCGAGTGGCCGCTTTTGCCTGATTTCTCCAGCCTTAAGCCGGCACGGGAGGGCCGCGCCTGGGATTTCAGCCTCGCCCCGCTGGTCCAGCGCGAGGATAAATATGCGCTGCTCTTCGAAGGCTATATCGGGATCGATCAGCCGGGCATCTATACCTTTTTCACGCGCTCTGACGACGGCTCGCGCCTCTGGATCGATGAGACGCTCGTGGTCGACAACGACGGCCTGCACGGCGCCAGGGAGGCGGAGGGAAAAATCACCCTGAGCGCCGGCCGCCATGCCCTGCGCGCCGCCTTCATGGAAAACGGCGGGGCGGAACTCCTCGAGATCTCGTACCAGGGCGCGGGGATGCCGAAGCAGCCGGTGCCGCCCTCCCGGTTGTATGTTCATCAATAG